In the genome of Tsukamurella tyrosinosolvens, one region contains:
- the leuS gene encoding leucine--tRNA ligase, which translates to MTQNVEQSTSTGPAHRYTAELAGTIEQRWRDHWRDSGVFNAPNPVGPLQGDGALPAEKLFILDMFPYPSGAGLHVGHPLGFIATDVFGRYHRMNGANVLHTMGFDAFGLPAEQYAVQTGTHPRVTTEKNIERYLEQIGSLGLAHDERRRVSTTDPEFYHWTQWIFLQIYNAWYDAAQDRARPIAELEAEFASGSRALDDGREWSGLTVAERAAVLDDHRLVYESNSLVNWCPGLGTVLANEEVTADGRSERGNFPVYRKQLRQWMMRITAYSDRLIDDLDVLDWPEKVKSMQRNWIGRSRGARVAFTAAGERIEVFTTRPDTLFGATYMVLSPEHPLVDQLTATVWPAGVDERWTGGAGSPAEAVAAYRASIAAKSDLERQEGKEKTGVFLGTFAVNPLSGTEIPVFIGDYVLMGYGTGAIMAVPGHDVRDHEFATKFGLPIVEVVGSEAGVADEAYIGEGPAVNSANADLDINGLGVAEAKAAVIAYLEKTGAGRGTVQYKLRDWLFARQRYWGEPFPIVFDADGAPHALPESELAVLLPEVEDYAPVAFDPEDSDSQPSPPLAKATDWLHVELDLGDGLQDYTRDANVMPQWAGSSWYQLRYVDPTNAEAFCAKENEAYWMGPRPEANGASDPGGVDLYVGGVEHAVLHLLYARFWHKVLFDLGYVTSREPYRKLFNQGMIQAFAYTDSRGVYVPAEGVVERDGKFFLGEQEVNREYGKMGKSLKNSVAPDDIARDYGADTLRVYEMSMGPLDQDRAWATKDVVGAQRFLQRAWRAVIDEETGAVRVTDETPSDASMRVLHKTIAGVREDYAEMRDNTAIAKLIELTNHLTKEYPGGAPRALAEPLALMLAPVAPHIAEELWSRLGHAESLAHGPFPVAEGQWLVQDTVEIPVQVKGKVRARITVGADASDEALEAAALADPKIAELLDGTPRKVIVVSGKLVNIVP; encoded by the coding sequence GTGACGCAGAACGTTGAACAGTCCACCTCGACCGGCCCCGCTCACCGGTACACGGCCGAGCTCGCGGGCACCATCGAGCAGCGGTGGCGCGATCACTGGCGCGACAGCGGCGTCTTCAACGCCCCGAACCCCGTCGGCCCGCTCCAGGGCGACGGTGCCCTCCCCGCGGAGAAGTTGTTCATCCTCGACATGTTCCCGTACCCCTCGGGCGCGGGCCTGCACGTCGGCCACCCGCTGGGCTTCATCGCGACGGACGTCTTCGGCCGCTACCACCGGATGAACGGCGCCAACGTCCTGCACACGATGGGCTTCGACGCCTTCGGCCTGCCCGCAGAGCAGTACGCGGTGCAGACCGGCACGCACCCGCGCGTGACCACCGAGAAGAACATCGAGCGGTACCTGGAGCAGATCGGCTCGCTGGGTCTGGCCCACGACGAGCGCCGCCGCGTCTCCACCACGGATCCCGAGTTCTACCACTGGACGCAGTGGATCTTCCTGCAGATCTACAACGCCTGGTACGACGCCGCCCAGGACCGCGCGCGGCCCATCGCGGAGCTGGAGGCCGAGTTCGCCTCCGGGTCCCGGGCTCTGGACGACGGCCGGGAATGGTCGGGCCTGACGGTGGCCGAGCGCGCCGCCGTGCTCGACGACCACCGCCTGGTCTACGAGAGCAATTCGCTGGTGAACTGGTGCCCGGGCCTGGGCACCGTGCTCGCCAACGAGGAGGTCACCGCCGACGGCCGCAGCGAGCGCGGCAACTTCCCCGTCTATCGCAAGCAGCTGCGGCAGTGGATGATGCGGATCACCGCCTACTCGGACCGCCTGATCGACGACCTGGACGTGCTGGACTGGCCCGAGAAGGTCAAGTCCATGCAGCGCAACTGGATCGGCCGCAGCCGCGGCGCGCGCGTGGCCTTCACCGCCGCCGGCGAGCGGATCGAGGTCTTCACCACCCGCCCGGACACCCTGTTCGGCGCCACCTACATGGTGCTCTCCCCCGAACACCCGCTGGTCGACCAGCTGACCGCCACCGTGTGGCCGGCGGGCGTCGACGAGCGGTGGACCGGCGGCGCCGGCTCCCCCGCCGAGGCCGTCGCCGCGTACCGCGCGTCGATCGCCGCCAAGTCCGACCTGGAGCGCCAGGAGGGCAAGGAGAAGACGGGTGTCTTCCTGGGCACCTTCGCGGTGAACCCGCTGAGCGGCACCGAGATCCCCGTCTTCATCGGCGACTACGTGCTCATGGGCTACGGCACCGGCGCCATCATGGCCGTCCCCGGCCACGATGTGCGCGACCACGAGTTCGCGACCAAGTTCGGCCTGCCGATCGTCGAGGTCGTGGGTAGTGAGGCCGGCGTCGCGGACGAGGCCTACATCGGCGAGGGCCCCGCGGTGAACTCGGCGAACGCCGACCTGGACATCAACGGCCTCGGCGTCGCGGAGGCGAAGGCCGCCGTCATCGCGTACCTGGAGAAGACCGGCGCCGGCCGGGGCACCGTGCAGTACAAGCTGCGCGACTGGCTGTTCGCGCGCCAGCGGTACTGGGGCGAGCCCTTCCCCATCGTCTTCGACGCCGACGGTGCGCCGCACGCCCTGCCGGAATCCGAACTGGCCGTGCTGCTCCCCGAGGTCGAGGACTACGCGCCCGTGGCCTTCGATCCGGAGGATTCGGACTCGCAGCCCTCTCCCCCGCTGGCGAAGGCCACCGACTGGCTGCACGTCGAGTTGGATCTCGGCGATGGCCTGCAGGACTACACCCGCGACGCGAACGTCATGCCGCAGTGGGCCGGTAGCTCCTGGTACCAGCTGCGGTACGTTGACCCCACGAACGCGGAGGCGTTCTGCGCCAAGGAGAACGAGGCCTACTGGATGGGTCCGCGCCCGGAGGCCAACGGTGCGAGTGATCCCGGCGGCGTCGACCTGTACGTCGGCGGTGTGGAGCACGCCGTGCTGCACCTGCTGTACGCGCGCTTCTGGCACAAGGTGCTCTTCGATCTGGGCTACGTGACCTCGCGCGAGCCCTACCGGAAGCTGTTCAACCAGGGCATGATCCAGGCCTTCGCCTATACCGATTCGCGCGGCGTCTACGTGCCGGCGGAGGGCGTGGTGGAGCGCGACGGGAAGTTCTTCCTGGGCGAGCAGGAGGTGAACCGCGAGTACGGCAAGATGGGCAAGTCCCTGAAGAACTCCGTCGCCCCGGACGACATCGCCCGCGACTACGGCGCCGACACCCTGCGCGTCTACGAGATGTCGATGGGTCCGCTGGATCAGGACCGTGCGTGGGCGACCAAGGACGTGGTCGGTGCGCAGCGCTTCCTGCAGCGCGCGTGGCGTGCGGTGATCGACGAGGAGACCGGCGCCGTCCGCGTCACCGACGAGACCCCGTCCGACGCGTCGATGCGCGTGCTGCACAAGACGATCGCCGGAGTCCGCGAGGACTACGCGGAGATGCGCGACAACACCGCCATCGCCAAGCTGATCGAGCTGACCAACCACCTCACCAAGGAGTACCCCGGCGGCGCGCCGCGGGCCCTCGCGGAGCCGTTGGCGCTGATGCTGGCGCCCGTCGCTCCGCACATCGCGGAGGAGCTGTGGAGCCGGCTGGGCCACGCCGAATCGCTCGCGCACGGGCCCTTCCCGGTCGCCGAGGGACAGTGGCTGGTGCAGGACACCGTCGAGATCCCCGTGCAGGTGAAGGGCAAGGTGCGTGCGCGGATCACCGTCGGCGCCGACGCCTCCGACGAGGCCCTCGAAGCCGCGGCGTTGGCGGACCCGAAGATCGCCGAGCTTCTCGACGGCACGCCTCGCAAGGTGATCGTGGTGTCCGGCAAGCTCGTCAACATCGTTCCGTAA
- a CDS encoding HNH endonuclease signature motif containing protein encodes MIDSSTAAEYLAALASFEQAADRLTSMNPVMLSSQEVLGSLRRLERAARTVPSSQHWLTEVAIEQDLPAQLGYTGAKELLVDQLCLAGAEARDRIRGARSRAPRQERGYSPEPRLPLVADAQRAGTLSDRHALAIEKAFDTCSPKLSHPDLHDLEDMLVTAAVGGCTPEDVVLLGRRAYELLDPDGAEPSAEDIARKRELTVGKQGDDLLSALGGVLSPEARALLDTVLEKLARPGVNNPEDAEHPVDIDDTEAVAEAAKRDRRSAVQRNHDAFVAALRIVIGSGALGQHRGMPCVPIITLGIDQLESETGIATTATGGRLPVEDALRMMGANPKYVLLLDLASRPLYLGREKRLASADQRIALYGSEKGCSAPRCDAPATRCQVHHVTEWRDGGRTDISVLTLACDAHHGKAVPSGDEVRRGFETITLPEGDEYAGRTGWRRTGDPAGEYHPNHTHHAQELYRLAQEHHRQRHQQYADAWRAQDERALYRDFVGTIHDDIAAMLDGPHGPPLLEDLLSEHDADNHWREDPPWPAHQTLDRLHAIA; translated from the coding sequence GTGATCGATTCCAGCACTGCGGCTGAATATCTCGCCGCGCTCGCCTCCTTCGAACAGGCCGCGGATCGCTTGACCTCGATGAACCCCGTCATGCTGTCCTCGCAGGAGGTCCTCGGCAGCCTCCGGCGCCTCGAGCGCGCCGCTCGCACGGTCCCCAGCAGCCAGCACTGGCTCACCGAGGTGGCCATCGAGCAGGACCTGCCGGCCCAGCTCGGCTACACGGGCGCGAAGGAACTCCTGGTCGATCAGTTGTGCCTGGCGGGCGCCGAGGCCCGGGACCGGATCCGCGGTGCCCGGTCGCGCGCGCCGCGGCAGGAACGCGGGTACTCCCCCGAGCCGCGCCTGCCGCTCGTCGCCGACGCCCAGCGCGCGGGCACGCTGTCCGACCGGCACGCCCTGGCGATCGAGAAGGCCTTCGACACCTGCTCCCCCAAGCTGTCCCATCCCGACCTGCACGATCTGGAGGACATGCTGGTCACCGCTGCCGTCGGCGGGTGCACCCCGGAGGACGTCGTACTCCTCGGCCGGCGCGCGTACGAGCTCCTCGATCCCGACGGTGCCGAGCCCTCCGCGGAGGACATCGCCCGCAAGCGCGAGTTGACCGTCGGCAAACAGGGTGACGACCTCCTGTCCGCGCTCGGCGGAGTGCTGTCGCCGGAGGCCCGCGCGCTGCTGGACACGGTGCTGGAGAAGCTCGCCCGGCCCGGTGTGAACAACCCGGAGGACGCTGAGCACCCTGTCGACATCGACGACACCGAGGCCGTCGCCGAAGCGGCGAAGCGGGACCGTCGGAGCGCCGTCCAGCGCAACCACGACGCGTTCGTCGCGGCACTCCGGATCGTGATCGGTTCGGGTGCGCTCGGGCAGCACCGCGGGATGCCGTGCGTCCCGATCATCACCCTGGGGATCGATCAGCTCGAGTCCGAGACCGGCATCGCCACCACCGCCACCGGCGGCCGGCTGCCCGTCGAGGACGCGCTCCGGATGATGGGCGCCAACCCCAAATATGTTCTGCTGCTCGACCTCGCGTCCCGTCCGCTGTACTTGGGCCGGGAGAAGCGCCTCGCGTCCGCGGATCAGCGGATCGCGCTGTACGGATCGGAGAAGGGCTGCAGTGCTCCGCGCTGCGACGCACCGGCCACGCGCTGCCAGGTCCATCACGTCACCGAGTGGCGGGACGGCGGGCGGACCGACATCAGCGTGCTCACGCTCGCGTGCGACGCCCACCACGGCAAGGCCGTGCCCAGCGGCGACGAGGTACGCCGCGGCTTCGAGACGATCACCCTGCCCGAGGGCGACGAGTACGCCGGCCGTACCGGGTGGCGCCGCACCGGAGATCCCGCCGGTGAGTACCACCCGAATCACACGCACCACGCGCAGGAGCTCTACCGGCTGGCGCAGGAGCACCACCGGCAACGGCACCAGCAGTACGCCGACGCGTGGCGCGCGCAGGACGAACGCGCCCTCTACCGGGACTTCGTGGGCACCATCCACGACGACATCGCCGCGATGCTGGACGGGCCGCACGGCCCGCCGCTGCTGGAGGACCTGCTCTCCGAACACGACGCCGACAACCATTGGCGCGAGGATCCGCCGTGGCCCGCGCACCAGACGCTGGATCGGCTGCACGCCATAGCGTGA
- a CDS encoding maleylpyruvate isomerase family mycothiol-dependent enzyme, with protein MGSVADLATEERRSLLELVEGFTEEQWRAPTLCAGWSVRDVVLHHIGYDLLTGRELVQRMATGRANPGGAANAARLEELSDLSTDAIVDALRAHLRPTGLTSGFGCRISLLDGMIHQQDIRRPLSLPRAIPADRLRPALNFAVWAPPVRGAVRGRGVRLVADDLDWSFGRGPDVHGTAEALLLAMGGRTVVLDELSGPGRDRLARNLGALIR; from the coding sequence ATCGGATCCGTGGCCGACCTGGCGACCGAGGAGCGGCGCAGCCTGCTGGAACTGGTGGAGGGCTTCACCGAGGAGCAGTGGCGCGCGCCGACCCTGTGCGCGGGGTGGAGCGTGCGCGACGTGGTGTTGCACCACATCGGGTACGACCTGCTGACGGGGCGGGAGTTGGTGCAACGCATGGCGACCGGTCGCGCCAACCCGGGCGGCGCCGCGAATGCCGCGCGGCTGGAGGAACTCTCGGACCTGTCGACGGACGCGATCGTGGACGCGCTCCGGGCCCACCTGCGGCCCACGGGCCTGACGTCCGGCTTCGGCTGCCGTATCTCGCTGTTGGACGGCATGATCCATCAGCAGGACATCCGTAGACCACTGAGCCTGCCGAGGGCGATCCCTGCTGATCGCCTCCGTCCGGCACTCAACTTCGCCGTGTGGGCGCCGCCGGTCCGCGGTGCCGTGCGGGGCAGGGGAGTGCGCCTCGTCGCCGACGACCTGGACTGGTCCTTCGGCCGCGGGCCCGATGTCCACGGCACGGCTGAGGCGCTGCTGCTCGCCATGGGCGGCCGCACCGTCGTGCTGGACGAGCTGTCCGGGCCGGGCCGGGATCGCCTCGCACGCAACCTCGGCGCGCTGATTCGATAG
- a CDS encoding O-methyltransferase: MSSELWAGVDDYLERTVAVDAAAFEPIRAAQAEGGLPDIAVSATQGKFLYLLASIARADRVLEIGTLGGYSTAWLARAVGPSGSVVTLEFAPEHAAVARASLDAAGIGDRVDIKVGAALDTLPFLEGPFDLVFIDADKANNRAYLDWALRLSVPGTVIVLDNVVRRLHDEGPDADGIRGALERLGSDPRLDSTALQTVGIKGWDGLAIAVVR, translated from the coding sequence GTGAGCAGCGAGTTGTGGGCCGGCGTCGACGACTACCTCGAGCGGACGGTGGCCGTCGACGCGGCGGCGTTCGAGCCGATCCGCGCCGCGCAGGCCGAGGGCGGCCTGCCGGACATCGCCGTCTCCGCCACCCAGGGCAAATTCCTCTACCTGCTCGCGTCCATCGCGCGCGCCGACCGGGTCCTCGAGATCGGCACCCTCGGCGGCTACAGCACCGCGTGGCTCGCGCGCGCCGTCGGGCCGTCGGGATCGGTGGTCACCCTGGAGTTCGCGCCCGAGCACGCCGCGGTCGCGCGGGCCAGCCTCGACGCAGCGGGGATCGGTGACCGGGTGGACATCAAGGTCGGGGCCGCGCTCGACACGCTGCCCTTCCTCGAGGGCCCGTTCGACCTCGTCTTCATCGACGCCGACAAGGCGAACAACCGCGCCTACCTGGATTGGGCTCTGCGGCTGAGCGTTCCGGGCACCGTCATCGTGCTCGACAACGTGGTGCGCCGCCTGCACGACGAGGGCCCCGACGCCGACGGCATCCGCGGCGCCCTCGAGCGCCTGGGCTCCGACCCTCGGCTGGACTCCACGGCGCTGCAGACCGTCGGGATCAAGGGCTGGGACGGCCTGGCCATCGCCGTCGTCCGCTGA
- a CDS encoding SDR family oxidoreductase codes for MTDTPLALVTGASRGLGTHIARGLGASHRLLLGGRPSPALDALVAEFDGAAAFPADLTDHATVRELTAPIDRLDVLVHNAGIGRIGSIEDTPAADWREMFEVNLLAVVELTRALLPALRTAGGHVVLLNSGAGKRANPGWSAYAASKFGLTAFAEALRAEEPALRVTSVFPGRIDTEMQQGIFAAEGREYATDGLLRPETVARAVVQAVTTPGDAHPTEIVLRPR; via the coding sequence ATGACCGACACGCCTCTCGCCCTCGTGACCGGCGCCTCCCGCGGGCTCGGCACGCACATCGCGCGCGGGCTCGGCGCCTCGCACCGCCTGCTGCTGGGCGGTCGCCCCTCCCCCGCCCTCGACGCGCTCGTCGCCGAGTTCGACGGTGCCGCCGCCTTTCCGGCGGATCTCACCGATCACGCCACGGTCCGGGAGCTCACCGCACCCATCGACCGGCTCGACGTGCTCGTGCACAACGCCGGCATCGGCCGGATCGGCTCCATCGAGGACACGCCCGCGGCGGACTGGCGGGAGATGTTCGAGGTCAACCTGCTCGCGGTCGTCGAGCTCACCCGTGCGCTCCTGCCCGCGCTGCGGACCGCCGGCGGCCACGTGGTGCTGCTCAATTCCGGCGCCGGCAAGCGCGCGAACCCCGGGTGGTCGGCATACGCCGCCAGCAAGTTCGGGCTCACCGCGTTCGCCGAGGCTCTGCGGGCGGAGGAGCCCGCGCTGCGGGTGACGAGCGTCTTCCCCGGCCGGATCGACACCGAGATGCAGCAGGGGATCTTCGCCGCCGAGGGCCGCGAGTACGCCACCGACGGCCTGCTCCGCCCGGAGACGGTCGCGCGCGCGGTCGTCCAGGCGGTCACCACTCCCGGAGACGCGCACCCCACGGAGATCGTTCTCCGGCCCCGCTGA
- a CDS encoding winged helix DNA-binding domain-containing protein encodes MRLIDDAERRARMARRHALAPQHRTESVLDAVRAVGVLHATEPATPYLSVHARMHDFARDEYERELWVERSLVKQLAMRRTMFVFPRELYGPALSGPSDRVAAQEHAKIAKDAVRGGIADDGEAWLAQARAAVLDALRGCELSAVRLRERLPELDGKVMMSEGKKYGGEMHLAPRVLTWLGASGELVRAHNESHWRVNRNQWSRADEWLGEPAERVDPGEAYAILVREYLRAFGPATETDVVWWFGATKTAIRAALAEIGAVQVRLERDGTGWVLPNDVDPEDPVEPWAALLPALDPTPMGWKERTFYLDPGFATAIYDSAGNAGTTAWWNGRVIGAYVQDDEGAVGLVLAPGTPREARKALDAEAARLQEWLAGERVNSLYKSPITLPSYGA; translated from the coding sequence ATGCGCCTGATCGACGATGCGGAGCGCCGCGCGCGCATGGCCCGCCGCCACGCCCTCGCGCCGCAGCATCGCACCGAATCCGTGCTGGACGCGGTGCGCGCCGTCGGCGTCCTGCACGCCACGGAGCCGGCGACGCCGTACCTGTCGGTGCACGCGCGGATGCACGACTTCGCCCGTGACGAGTACGAGCGCGAACTCTGGGTGGAGCGCTCCCTCGTCAAGCAACTCGCCATGCGCCGCACCATGTTCGTCTTCCCGCGGGAGCTGTACGGCCCGGCGCTGAGCGGACCGTCGGATCGCGTGGCGGCCCAGGAGCACGCGAAGATCGCCAAGGACGCGGTCCGCGGCGGCATCGCCGACGACGGCGAGGCCTGGCTCGCGCAGGCGCGCGCCGCGGTCCTCGACGCCCTCCGCGGCTGCGAGCTCAGCGCCGTGCGGCTCCGCGAGCGGCTGCCCGAGCTCGACGGCAAGGTGATGATGTCCGAGGGCAAGAAGTACGGCGGCGAGATGCATCTGGCGCCCAGGGTTCTCACGTGGCTCGGCGCATCGGGCGAGCTGGTGCGCGCCCACAATGAGAGCCACTGGCGGGTGAACCGGAACCAGTGGTCCCGCGCCGACGAGTGGCTCGGCGAGCCGGCCGAGCGCGTCGATCCGGGGGAGGCCTACGCGATTCTGGTACGCGAGTACCTGCGTGCCTTCGGCCCGGCCACGGAGACCGACGTGGTGTGGTGGTTCGGCGCTACCAAGACCGCGATCCGCGCCGCACTCGCCGAGATCGGCGCGGTCCAGGTGCGATTGGAGCGCGACGGAACCGGCTGGGTGCTGCCCAACGACGTGGACCCGGAGGACCCCGTGGAGCCCTGGGCGGCACTCCTCCCCGCGCTCGATCCCACGCCGATGGGCTGGAAGGAGCGCACCTTCTATCTCGATCCCGGCTTCGCCACCGCGATCTACGACAGCGCCGGCAACGCCGGGACCACGGCGTGGTGGAACGGCCGCGTCATCGGGGCCTACGTCCAGGACGACGAGGGCGCCGTCGGCCTGGTTCTCGCCCCCGGCACGCCCCGCGAGGCGCGCAAGGCGCTCGACGCGGAGGCCGCGCGGCTACAGGAGTGGCTGGCGGGGGAGCGCGTGAACTCGCTCTACAAGTCCCCGATCACCCTGCCCTCGTACGGGGCCTGA